A region from the Azospirillum fermentarium genome encodes:
- a CDS encoding WecB/TagA/CpsF family glycosyltransferase codes for MPTPQHIDALVDRIRCVQTEEEKNELIGHLAQTAKPSIVSFVNAHAVNLCWHSDAALAAFQASDLLLRDGIGLKLALSALGRPVGLNMNGTDFIPLLLRRLPPRRVAVYGTESPWLEAARDRLAAETHHDYADIQHGFHDDGHYVACARRTRPDVIVLAMGMPRQERAAARLKAELDHPALIINGGAIMDFLAHRFERAPVCIQRAGLEWVYRLAQEPRRLSRRYLVGGVGFVRNVMILRRLAGARAAGAQAQGV; via the coding sequence ATGCCGACCCCTCAACACATCGACGCCCTGGTGGACCGTATCCGCTGCGTGCAGACGGAGGAGGAGAAGAACGAACTGATCGGCCATCTCGCCCAGACCGCCAAGCCGTCCATCGTGTCGTTCGTCAACGCCCACGCGGTCAATCTGTGCTGGCACAGCGATGCGGCGCTGGCCGCGTTCCAGGCGTCGGATCTGCTGCTGCGCGACGGCATCGGGCTGAAGCTGGCGCTGTCGGCGCTGGGGCGGCCGGTGGGGCTGAACATGAACGGCACCGATTTCATCCCGCTGCTGCTGCGCCGGCTTCCGCCCCGCCGGGTGGCGGTCTACGGCACCGAGAGCCCGTGGCTGGAGGCCGCCCGCGACCGGCTGGCCGCCGAGACCCATCACGACTATGCCGACATCCAGCACGGCTTTCACGACGACGGCCATTACGTCGCCTGCGCCCGCCGCACCCGCCCGGACGTGATCGTCCTGGCCATGGGCATGCCGCGGCAGGAGCGGGCCGCCGCCCGGCTGAAGGCGGAACTGGACCACCCCGCCCTCATCATCAACGGTGGGGCCATCATGGATTTCCTTGCCCACCGGTTCGAGCGCGCGCCCGTCTGCATCCAGCGGGCCGGGCTGGAATGGGTCTACCGGCTGGCCCAGGAACCCCGCCGCCTGTCCCGCCGCTATCTGGTGGGCGGGGTCGGCTTCGTCCGCAACGTCATGATCCTGCGCCGGCTGGCCGGCGCCCGCGCCGCCGGCGCCCAGGCCCAGGGAGTGTAA
- a CDS encoding nuclear transport factor 2 family protein, with product MSGDTPLARWVDFLETLAPDTLDRLDALTTDGVRFADPFNDVSGRAAVRAVFAHTLDTCRDVRFTVSASAMDGDVGLLRWRFQARVAVVGDLDVTGMSTVHLGPGGRVAAHVDYWDSAGPVLARLPLVGGVVRLILRRLAVPAAGRRC from the coding sequence ATGAGCGGCGATACCCCCCTGGCCCGCTGGGTGGATTTTCTGGAAACCCTGGCGCCGGACACGCTGGACCGGCTGGATGCGCTGACCACCGACGGCGTGCGGTTCGCCGATCCCTTCAACGACGTGAGCGGGCGGGCGGCGGTGCGGGCGGTGTTCGCCCACACGCTGGACACCTGCCGGGATGTGCGCTTCACGGTCAGCGCGTCGGCCATGGATGGGGATGTGGGGCTGCTGCGCTGGCGCTTTCAGGCGCGGGTGGCGGTGGTGGGGGATCTGGACGTGACGGGCATGAGCACGGTGCATCTCGGCCCCGGCGGACGGGTGGCGGCCCATGTGGATTATTGGGATTCCGCCGGCCCGGTCCTGGCCCGTCTGCCGCTGGTGGGCGGGGTGGTGCGGCTCATCCTGCGGCGGCTGGCCGTGCCTGCGGCTGGAAGAAGATGCTGA
- a CDS encoding ChrR family anti-sigma-E factor, with protein sequence MTTQPRHPFPNHHPSDALLMAYGAGCLSEGLSLAVAAHLALCPACSTAARTVDALGGALLDAGAGLDLDAGALARTLARLDGPREAPAPAPPAAGPFPQPLAAYVGGDPRWQRLAPGVRRLELLRRTSRGGAAQMLRIAPGVTLPHHGHGGLELTLVLSGSFADETGRYGPGDLAEVDQDTRHQPISDTHEDCVCLIATDAPLRFTGILGRLVQPFIGM encoded by the coding sequence ATGACCACCCAGCCCAGACACCCGTTTCCCAATCACCATCCCAGCGATGCGCTGCTGATGGCCTACGGCGCCGGCTGCCTGAGTGAGGGCTTGTCGCTGGCGGTGGCGGCCCATCTGGCGCTGTGCCCCGCCTGCAGCACCGCCGCCCGCACCGTCGATGCGCTGGGCGGTGCGCTGCTGGACGCCGGCGCCGGCCTGGATCTGGACGCCGGCGCCCTGGCGCGCACCCTGGCGCGGCTGGACGGCCCGCGGGAAGCACCCGCACCGGCCCCGCCCGCCGCCGGCCCGTTTCCCCAGCCGCTGGCGGCCTATGTCGGCGGTGATCCCCGCTGGCAGCGGCTGGCCCCCGGCGTGCGGCGGCTGGAGCTTTTGCGGCGGACCAGCCGCGGCGGGGCGGCGCAGATGCTGCGCATCGCCCCCGGCGTCACGCTGCCCCACCACGGGCACGGCGGGCTGGAACTGACGCTGGTGCTGTCGGGTTCCTTTGCCGACGAGACCGGGCGCTACGGCCCCGGCGATCTGGCGGAGGTGGACCAGGACACCCGCCACCAGCCCATTTCCGACACCCACGAGGATTGCGTCTGCCTGATCGCCACCGACGCGCCGCTGCGCTTCACCGGCATCCTGGGGCGGCTGGTGCAGCCCTTCATCGGCATGTGA
- a CDS encoding sigma-70 family RNA polymerase sigma factor, whose amino-acid sequence MPFSTPQPPGPACAGDELSRDIVAVARGDDRAAFARLFAHFAPRVKGYMVRQGMDPARAEELAQETMVAVWRKAALYDPQRAAAAAWVFTIARNLRIDALRRERHPEVPDDVLLDHPDDGPAADAVVAEGQRFRRLQGALADLSPDQAEVVRLSFFADLAHPAIAEKLNLPLGTVKSRLRLAMNRIRRALGEDVP is encoded by the coding sequence ATGCCCTTTTCCACGCCCCAGCCCCCCGGCCCCGCCTGTGCGGGGGATGAGCTGTCGCGCGACATCGTGGCGGTGGCGCGCGGCGACGACCGCGCCGCCTTTGCCCGGCTGTTCGCCCATTTCGCCCCGCGGGTGAAGGGGTACATGGTCCGCCAGGGCATGGACCCCGCGCGGGCGGAGGAACTGGCGCAGGAGACCATGGTCGCCGTCTGGCGCAAGGCCGCCCTGTACGATCCCCAGCGGGCGGCCGCGGCGGCGTGGGTCTTCACCATCGCCCGCAACCTGCGCATCGACGCGCTGCGCCGCGAACGCCACCCGGAGGTGCCCGACGACGTGCTGCTGGACCATCCCGACGACGGCCCCGCCGCCGATGCGGTGGTGGCCGAGGGCCAGCGGTTCCGCCGGCTTCAGGGCGCGCTGGCCGATCTCTCCCCCGACCAGGCGGAGGTGGTGCGGCTGTCGTTCTTCGCCGACCTCGCCCACCCCGCCATCGCCGAAAAACTGAACCTGCCGCTGGGAACCGTCAAATCGCGCCTGCGTCTTGCCATGAACCGTATCCGCCGGGCCTTGGGGGAGGATGTGCCATGA
- a CDS encoding DUF1365 domain-containing protein: MDTRSALYLGTVVHRRLRPVRHRLSYRVFSLLLDLDELPDLDRRLRLFGHNRTALIGFHDRDHGPGDRRPLKPWVESQLAAAGIAGGGPVRVLCFPRVLGMVFNPLTVYFCHRPDGTLSAILHEVNNTFGQRHSYLIPAETGADGLVRQSCAKEFYVSPFMAMETAYHFRIRPPDDGVSVAIRQTDAAGPVLHASLTAARAPLTDAGLLRAWLQHPLMTAKVVAGIHWEALHLWRKGLRLLPRPPAPAMPVTVVSPTPVSPTPVSRKLPA, encoded by the coding sequence ATGGACACCCGGTCCGCCCTCTACCTCGGCACGGTGGTCCACCGCCGGCTGCGCCCGGTGCGCCACCGCCTGTCCTACCGCGTGTTCAGCCTGCTGCTCGACCTGGACGAACTGCCGGACCTGGACCGCCGCCTGCGGCTGTTCGGACACAACCGCACCGCCCTGATCGGCTTTCACGACCGCGACCACGGCCCCGGCGACAGGCGCCCGCTCAAGCCCTGGGTGGAATCGCAGCTTGCCGCCGCCGGCATCGCCGGGGGCGGGCCGGTGCGGGTGCTGTGCTTTCCCCGCGTGCTGGGCATGGTGTTCAACCCGCTGACCGTCTATTTCTGTCACCGGCCCGACGGCACCCTGTCGGCCATCCTGCACGAGGTGAACAATACCTTCGGCCAGCGGCACAGCTATCTGATCCCGGCGGAAACCGGGGCCGACGGGCTGGTGCGCCAGAGTTGCGCCAAGGAATTCTACGTCTCCCCCTTCATGGCGATGGAGACGGCGTATCACTTCCGCATCCGCCCCCCCGATGACGGCGTGTCCGTCGCCATTCGCCAGACCGACGCTGCCGGGCCGGTGCTGCACGCGTCCCTGACCGCCGCCCGCGCACCCCTGACCGACGCCGGGCTGCTGCGGGCGTGGCTGCAGCATCCGCTGATGACCGCCAAGGTGGTCGCCGGCATCCATTGGGAGGCGCTGCACCTGTGGCGCAAGGGCCTGCGCCTGCTGCCCCGCCCGCCGGCCCCGGCCATGCCGGTCACCGTCGTTTCCCCCACCCCGGTTTCCCCCACCCCGGTTTCCAGGAAGTTGCCCGCATGA
- a CDS encoding SAM-dependent methyltransferase, translated as MSETSAVLPTQRRATGPRLSSPAGWLWGGVLRRLAARLRHGALTLHLPGGEAVPCGDGTGPRVEVTIHTPAVARRLLAGGDLGLAEAYADGWWDTPDLTAFLELCLRNEESLRGVMAGTAAVAALNRLIHRSRANTRRGSRRNIAAHYDLGNGFYREWLDAGMMYSSALYRRPGQTLEQAQDEKLDRAAALLDLSPGMTVLEIGCGWGGMAERLAARHGARVTGITLSHEQRAHAAERLGDRAAIRLQDYRDVTGTFDRIVSLEMIEAVGEEHWPRYFATLRGRLAPGGVAVLQAITIDDARFAGYRRGCDFIQRHIFPGGMLPCPAAMGEQAARAGLVIDHVEMFGASYARTLAEWRQRFDAAWPRIAAQDGGIRFDERFRRMWDYYLSYCEAGFRAGTIDVGFWRLRRPSEGA; from the coding sequence ATGAGCGAGACGTCCGCCGTTCTTCCCACGCAGCGCCGGGCCACGGGGCCGCGTTTGTCATCGCCCGCCGGCTGGCTGTGGGGCGGGGTTCTGCGGCGGCTGGCCGCGCGCCTCCGCCACGGGGCGCTGACTCTCCACCTGCCGGGGGGCGAGGCCGTGCCGTGCGGCGACGGCACCGGGCCACGGGTCGAGGTCACCATCCACACCCCCGCCGTCGCCCGGCGGCTGCTGGCCGGCGGCGATCTGGGGCTGGCGGAGGCCTATGCCGACGGCTGGTGGGACACACCGGACCTGACCGCGTTTCTGGAGCTGTGCCTGCGCAACGAGGAATCCTTGCGCGGCGTGATGGCCGGGACGGCGGCGGTGGCGGCCCTCAACCGGCTGATCCACCGCAGCCGCGCCAACACCCGCCGCGGCAGCCGCCGCAACATCGCCGCCCATTACGATCTGGGAAACGGCTTCTACCGCGAATGGCTGGACGCGGGAATGATGTATTCCTCCGCCCTCTACCGCCGCCCCGGACAGACGCTGGAACAGGCGCAGGATGAAAAGCTGGACCGCGCCGCCGCCCTGCTGGACCTGTCACCCGGCATGACGGTGCTGGAAATCGGCTGCGGCTGGGGCGGCATGGCCGAGCGGCTGGCCGCCCGCCACGGCGCCCGCGTCACCGGCATCACCCTGTCCCACGAGCAACGGGCCCATGCCGCCGAACGGCTGGGGGACCGGGCGGCGATCCGGCTGCAGGATTACCGCGACGTGACCGGCACCTTCGACCGCATCGTGTCGCTGGAGATGATCGAGGCGGTGGGGGAGGAGCATTGGCCCCGCTATTTCGCCACCCTGCGCGGCCGGCTGGCTCCCGGCGGGGTGGCGGTGCTGCAGGCCATCACCATCGACGACGCCCGCTTCGCCGGTTACCGCCGGGGGTGCGATTTCATCCAGCGCCACATCTTCCCCGGCGGCATGCTGCCCTGCCCCGCCGCCATGGGGGAACAGGCGGCCCGCGCCGGGCTGGTCATCGACCATGTGGAGATGTTCGGCGCCTCCTACGCCCGCACCCTGGCCGAGTGGCGCCAGCGCTTCGACGCGGCGTGGCCGCGCATCGCCGCCCAGGACGGCGGCATCCGCTTCGACGAACGGTTCCGCCGAATGTGGGACTACTACCTGTCCTATTGCGAGGCGGGATTCCGCGCCGGCACCATCGACGTGGGCTTCTGGCGGCTGCGCCGGCCCAGCGAGGGAGCATGA
- a CDS encoding helicase-related protein, whose translation MVSDDTPDDLPARIPGTADELDRRDALRAVAAAVRDAGIEVAAESTPARWAVTVIHEARMPGTDRRLRLRFRVSIGPLPEIEAELWGLLTAEEPFGRPQARALGKKVKEACFTSAAIDKAKGRVDGWLASMAERAAALGDAWRPKAFADDLMRAAAFGGRIPRLQGLLDALEETFSTAAARAGHRVRRARLEDASGLGVYLDGFATARAMVRKLRLFVGPTNSGKTHAAMDRLAEAGSGCYLAPLRLLALEGQEALESRGSPCSLMTGEERDVRPGASFVSSTIEMANTNRVWGACVIDEIQMIGDPDRGWAWTQAVAGIAAPEIVMTGSADAIPYIQRLAAALGEELEVVEFTRKSPLRIQEEKVPLKGVRRGDAVIAFSRREVMGLRHDLLAQGHTVAVIYGALSPEVRRAEARRFREGQADVLVATDAIGMGLNLPIARVVLSATRKFDGKEERDLNHSEIRQIGGRAGRFGIQEDGRVAVLDGENINPVRRALTSPPTPPADPRPWISPTLTHVEAIARELETDSLARVLRTAGQELLRAHQTFRMTDLEGRIQAAAAVDRSRLPLAVRDTLSRCPIDVRDQDQLRLLTIWAVNQGRGVPNPAPDEAERFHHHVGTDVELEKAERAVKGLTSYAWLSYRFPEAYPEMDLCQERRQRLNAFIERTLAERSLARACPACGTRLKANHRFRVCDSCYAQRLTRRPPHHRDGKGGGKDGGHRPYHHANGGTAAPGGAAGTERPAGQEPPKRGRGGRRKAPPTA comes from the coding sequence ATGGTCTCCGACGACACCCCCGACGATCTTCCCGCCCGCATCCCCGGTACCGCGGACGAGCTGGACCGGCGCGATGCGCTGCGCGCCGTGGCGGCGGCGGTGCGCGATGCCGGCATCGAGGTGGCGGCGGAATCCACCCCCGCCCGCTGGGCCGTCACCGTGATTCACGAAGCCAGGATGCCCGGCACCGACCGCCGGCTGCGCTTGCGCTTCCGTGTCTCCATCGGCCCGCTGCCGGAGATCGAGGCGGAACTCTGGGGCCTGTTGACCGCCGAGGAGCCGTTCGGGCGCCCCCAGGCCCGCGCCCTGGGGAAAAAGGTGAAGGAGGCGTGCTTCACCTCCGCCGCCATCGACAAGGCCAAGGGGCGGGTCGATGGCTGGCTGGCGTCCATGGCCGAACGGGCGGCAGCGCTCGGCGATGCGTGGCGGCCCAAGGCGTTCGCCGACGACCTGATGCGCGCCGCCGCCTTCGGCGGGCGCATTCCCCGGCTCCAGGGCCTGCTGGACGCGCTGGAGGAAACCTTCTCCACCGCCGCCGCCCGCGCCGGCCACCGGGTGCGGCGGGCGCGGCTGGAGGATGCCTCGGGGCTTGGCGTCTATCTGGATGGCTTTGCCACGGCACGCGCCATGGTGCGCAAGCTGCGGCTGTTCGTCGGCCCCACCAATTCCGGCAAGACCCACGCCGCCATGGACCGGCTGGCGGAGGCCGGCAGCGGCTGCTACCTGGCACCCTTGCGTCTGCTGGCGCTGGAGGGACAGGAGGCGCTGGAGAGCCGTGGCTCCCCCTGCTCCCTGATGACGGGGGAGGAACGGGACGTGCGGCCCGGTGCGTCCTTCGTGTCGTCCACCATCGAGATGGCGAACACCAACCGGGTGTGGGGGGCCTGCGTCATCGACGAGATCCAGATGATCGGCGACCCCGACCGCGGATGGGCGTGGACCCAGGCGGTGGCCGGCATCGCCGCCCCGGAAATCGTGATGACCGGCTCGGCGGACGCCATCCCCTACATCCAGCGGCTGGCCGCCGCCCTGGGCGAAGAGCTGGAGGTGGTGGAGTTCACCCGCAAATCCCCCTTGCGCATCCAGGAGGAGAAGGTGCCGCTGAAGGGCGTGCGCCGCGGTGATGCCGTCATCGCCTTTTCCCGGCGGGAGGTGATGGGGCTGCGCCACGACCTGCTGGCCCAGGGGCACACGGTGGCGGTGATCTACGGCGCCCTGTCGCCGGAGGTCCGGCGGGCGGAGGCGCGGCGGTTCCGCGAGGGGCAGGCCGACGTGCTGGTCGCCACCGACGCCATCGGCATGGGGCTGAACCTGCCCATCGCGCGGGTGGTGCTGTCGGCCACCCGCAAGTTCGACGGCAAGGAAGAGCGCGACCTGAACCATTCGGAAATCCGCCAGATCGGCGGCCGGGCCGGGCGCTTCGGCATTCAGGAGGATGGCCGGGTGGCGGTGCTGGACGGGGAGAACATCAACCCCGTGCGCCGGGCGCTGACCTCCCCCCCCACCCCGCCCGCCGATCCGCGCCCGTGGATTTCGCCGACGCTCACCCATGTGGAGGCCATCGCGCGCGAGCTGGAAACCGACAGTCTGGCCCGCGTGCTGCGCACCGCGGGGCAGGAGCTGCTGCGCGCCCACCAGACCTTCCGCATGACCGATCTGGAGGGGCGCATTCAGGCGGCGGCGGCGGTGGACCGTTCGCGTCTGCCGCTGGCGGTGCGCGACACCCTGTCCCGCTGCCCCATCGACGTGCGCGACCAGGACCAGTTGCGGCTTCTGACCATCTGGGCGGTGAACCAGGGCCGGGGCGTGCCCAACCCCGCCCCGGACGAGGCCGAGCGTTTCCACCACCATGTCGGCACCGACGTGGAACTGGAAAAGGCCGAGCGGGCGGTGAAGGGGCTGACGTCCTACGCGTGGCTGTCCTACCGCTTCCCCGAGGCGTATCCCGAGATGGACCTGTGCCAGGAACGGCGCCAACGGCTGAACGCCTTCATCGAGCGCACGCTGGCCGAACGCAGTCTGGCCCGCGCCTGCCCCGCCTGCGGCACGCGGCTGAAGGCCAACCACCGGTTCCGCGTCTGTGATTCCTGCTACGCCCAGCGCCTGACCCGCCGTCCGCCCCACCACCGCGACGGCAAGGGTGGGGGCAAGGACGGCGGTCACCGTCCCTACCACCACGCCAACGGCGGCACGGCGGCCCCCGGCGGGGCGGCTGGGACCGAACGCCCGGCGGGGCAGGAGCCGCCCAAGCGCGGGCGCGGCGGGCGGCGCAAGGCACCGCCGACGGCGTGA
- a CDS encoding glutathione peroxidase codes for MRLIALAAAFLASLVSEKPAMAATAYDFSFRSIDGTPLPLSSFAGKAVLVVNTASFCGFTPQYTGLQALWERYRGRGLVVLGVPSDDFGRQEPGSAQEIKDFCEVNYRIDFPLAEKSVVSGDGAHPFYRWAAAELGFAAKPRWNFHKYLIAPDGRLVDWFSSVTAPDSRRLVEAVEAALPK; via the coding sequence ATGCGCCTTATCGCACTTGCCGCCGCGTTCCTGGCATCCCTTGTTTCGGAGAAACCGGCCATGGCCGCCACGGCCTATGATTTCAGCTTCCGCAGCATCGACGGCACCCCGCTGCCGCTGTCGTCCTTTGCCGGAAAGGCGGTGCTGGTGGTCAACACCGCGTCGTTCTGCGGCTTCACCCCGCAGTACACCGGGCTGCAGGCTCTGTGGGAACGTTACCGCGGCCGGGGGCTGGTGGTTCTGGGCGTGCCGTCGGACGATTTCGGCCGGCAGGAACCCGGATCGGCGCAGGAGATCAAGGACTTCTGCGAGGTCAACTACCGCATCGACTTTCCCCTGGCGGAAAAGTCGGTGGTATCGGGCGACGGCGCCCATCCCTTCTACCGCTGGGCGGCGGCGGAGCTTGGCTTCGCCGCCAAGCCCCGCTGGAACTTTCACAAATACCTGATCGCCCCCGACGGGCGGCTGGTGGACTGGTTCTCCTCCGTCACCGCCCCCGACAGCCGCCGGCTGGTGGAGGCGGTGGAAGCGGCCCTGCCGAAATAA
- a CDS encoding DUF3833 domain-containing protein → MKPLRWAALFVIVAMTGCSSMKPQDFANRRPELRIEEYFAGHTRAWGLFEDRLGTVRREFTVDIAGTWDGRELVLDEDFTYSDGETERRVWHITKTGAATYEGRAADVIGTAAGEAAGNALQWSYDMNLKVGGGTWRVRFDDWMFLQPDGVLLNRAHVYRWGVWIGTVSIFFQPQARPAAAG, encoded by the coding sequence ATGAAACCGCTGCGTTGGGCCGCTCTTTTCGTGATCGTCGCCATGACCGGGTGCTCGTCCATGAAACCACAGGATTTCGCCAACCGCCGGCCCGAACTGCGCATCGAGGAGTATTTCGCCGGCCACACCCGCGCCTGGGGCCTGTTCGAAGACCGGCTGGGCACCGTGCGGCGGGAATTCACCGTGGACATCGCCGGCACCTGGGATGGCCGCGAACTGGTGCTGGACGAGGATTTCACCTATTCCGACGGGGAGACGGAGCGCCGGGTCTGGCACATCACCAAGACCGGCGCCGCCACCTATGAGGGGCGCGCCGCCGACGTGATCGGCACCGCCGCCGGCGAGGCTGCGGGCAACGCCCTGCAATGGTCCTACGACATGAACCTGAAGGTGGGCGGCGGCACGTGGCGGGTGCGGTTCGACGACTGGATGTTCCTCCAACCCGACGGGGTTCTGCTCAACCGCGCCCACGTCTACCGCTGGGGGGTGTGGATCGGCACGGTCAGCATCTTCTTCCAGCCGCAGGCACGGCCAGCCGCCGCAGGATGA
- a CDS encoding SDR family NAD(P)-dependent oxidoreductase translates to MNTITRTAWITGAGSGIGRALALRLAADGWCVAASARTAAALHELAAEAAALPGDIVPFPLDVRDEAAVRAAVAEMAERFGAIGRVVLNAGTHIPMGLADFASGPARTLMEVNYMGVVNGLAAVLPRLRQQGWGQVAVVSSVAGYGGLPTAAAYGPTKAALINLCESLRPDCARAGIDLRLICPGFVDTPLTRRNDFPMPALVGVEDAAAAIARGLDGRRFETAFPWGFTRFLKLLRLLPYRFYFALTGRLVRS, encoded by the coding sequence ATGAACACGATCACCCGGACGGCGTGGATCACGGGGGCCGGCAGCGGCATCGGGCGGGCGCTGGCCCTGCGGCTGGCGGCGGACGGCTGGTGCGTTGCAGCGTCGGCGCGCACCGCCGCAGCCCTGCACGAACTGGCGGCCGAGGCGGCGGCGCTGCCGGGGGACATCGTGCCCTTTCCCCTGGACGTGCGTGACGAGGCCGCGGTCCGCGCGGCGGTGGCGGAGATGGCGGAACGCTTCGGCGCCATCGGCCGGGTGGTGCTGAACGCCGGCACCCACATCCCCATGGGGCTGGCCGATTTCGCCAGCGGCCCCGCCCGCACGCTGATGGAAGTGAATTACATGGGCGTGGTCAACGGGCTGGCGGCGGTGCTGCCGCGGCTGAGACAGCAGGGGTGGGGGCAGGTGGCGGTGGTGTCGTCGGTCGCCGGATACGGCGGGTTGCCCACCGCCGCCGCCTATGGCCCGACCAAGGCGGCGCTGATCAACCTGTGCGAATCCCTGCGGCCCGACTGCGCGCGGGCGGGGATCGACCTGCGCCTGATCTGCCCCGGTTTCGTGGACACGCCGCTGACCCGCCGCAACGATTTCCCCATGCCGGCCCTGGTGGGGGTGGAGGATGCGGCGGCGGCCATCGCCCGCGGGCTGGACGGGCGGCGGTTCGAGACCGCCTTTCCCTGGGGTTTCACGCGGTTCCTGAAGCTGCTGCGCCTCCTGCCCTACCGGTTCTATTTCGCGCTCACCGGGCGGCTGGTGCGGTCATGA
- a CDS encoding NAD(P)/FAD-dependent oxidoreductase, with amino-acid sequence MTIIPFSPGRPLSVAVIGSGISGLSAAWLLSKAHDVTLYEKEDRPGGHANTVEAAPGVPVDTGFIVYNTANYPNLTALFGHLGVPTLATDMSFAASLDGGRLEYAGSSLGTLFAQKRNLLRPRFWRMLADLLRFYRSAPALLAGGGADQRTLGQFLDEGGYSDAFVRDHLLPMAAAIWSSPAASMRSHPASSFVRFCDNHGLLKITGRPVWRTVEAGSRSYVERLTAGMGPALRLNAGVEGVRRENGRVAVRDRRGDIRLFDHAVFATHADQTLALLEDAGTMERALLGAFPYERNVAVLHTDPALMPRRRSVWSSWNYLSRPGGEGEDDAVCVTYWMNRLQPFLPTARNLFVTLNPVTPPADGTVLRSFLYDHPVFGMDALAAQKDLWRLQGQRNSWFCGAYFGAGFHEDGLQAGLAVAEALGGVRRPWTVENESGRIHLGGLHTPSRPQEAA; translated from the coding sequence ATGACCATCATTCCCTTTTCCCCCGGCCGCCCGCTGTCCGTCGCCGTCATCGGCTCGGGCATCTCCGGCCTGTCCGCCGCCTGGCTGCTGTCCAAGGCCCACGACGTCACCCTGTACGAGAAGGAGGACCGCCCCGGCGGCCACGCCAACACGGTGGAAGCCGCCCCCGGCGTGCCGGTGGACACCGGCTTCATCGTCTACAACACCGCCAACTATCCCAACCTGACCGCCCTGTTCGGCCATCTGGGCGTGCCGACGCTGGCCACCGACATGTCGTTCGCCGCCTCGCTGGACGGCGGGCGGCTGGAATACGCCGGGTCGTCGCTGGGCACGCTGTTCGCCCAGAAGCGCAACCTGCTGCGCCCGCGGTTCTGGCGGATGCTGGCCGACCTGCTGCGCTTCTACCGCAGCGCCCCGGCCCTGCTGGCCGGCGGCGGGGCGGACCAGCGGACGCTGGGGCAGTTCCTGGACGAAGGCGGCTATTCCGACGCCTTCGTGCGCGACCACCTGCTGCCCATGGCGGCGGCCATCTGGTCCAGCCCGGCGGCGTCCATGCGCAGCCACCCGGCTTCGTCGTTCGTGCGGTTCTGCGACAACCACGGCCTGCTGAAGATCACGGGCCGCCCGGTGTGGCGCACGGTGGAGGCGGGGAGCCGCAGCTACGTGGAGCGGCTGACCGCCGGCATGGGGCCGGCGCTGCGCCTGAACGCGGGTGTGGAGGGGGTGCGGCGGGAGAACGGGCGGGTGGCGGTGCGCGACCGCCGCGGCGACATCCGGCTGTTCGATCATGCGGTCTTCGCCACCCACGCCGACCAGACGCTGGCGCTGCTGGAGGATGCCGGCACCATGGAACGCGCCCTGCTGGGCGCCTTCCCCTATGAACGCAACGTGGCGGTGCTGCACACCGACCCCGCCCTGATGCCGCGGCGCCGGTCGGTGTGGTCGAGTTGGAACTACCTGTCCCGCCCCGGCGGGGAGGGGGAGGACGACGCGGTGTGCGTCACCTATTGGATGAACCGGCTTCAGCCGTTCCTGCCCACCGCCCGCAACCTGTTCGTGACCCTGAACCCCGTCACGCCGCCGGCGGACGGCACGGTGCTGCGCTCCTTCCTCTACGACCACCCGGTGTTCGGCATGGACGCCCTGGCGGCGCAGAAGGATCTGTGGCGGCTGCAGGGGCAGCGCAATTCCTGGTTCTGCGGCGCCTATTTCGGCGCCGGCTTCCACGAGGACGGGCTGCAGGCGGGGCTGGCGGTGGCCGAGGCGTTGGGTGGGGTGCGCCGCCCCTGGACCGTGGAGAACGAGTCCGGGCGCATCCATCTGGGCGGGCTGCACACCCCGTCCCGCCCGCAGGAGGCGGCGTGA